The genome window GCGCGTCCGGGCCTCTGGCGCCGCACTCTCCACGGGCTGGGTCTCGCGGATCGCATGCACGGCAGGATGGAGATGGAAACGCAGGGCATAGGGACGAGGCTCACCGCCTTCCAGACTGTCCTCGCCGCGCACATCATCGCCGCTGGCCGCCATGTATAAATGGCGGCGATGCACCAGCCCGGCGCTTTGTCGCCAGCCATCATGGGTCGCCTCCAGCCAGATTGCGCCATCGGACTCCAGTCGCTCTGCTGTTACGCGGGAGGGGCGACGGCCCAGACCATCCGCGGTCACTTCGGAAGAACTGGTATCGGCCATCACCAGCGTCGAATGAGCGGCGGTGGCGCGGGTTGCCTCCCGCCATTCCGGGCCACCTGCGGGCAAAGCGCCGCAATTGGTGATAATCCGGTCACGCCCGGACGAAAATTCAAAGGCCAGCGTGCCCGCATGCGCATTACGGTCCAGCCCCCGCCGCGCCGGCAGACCGGTATCGACGATAACGACCGAGCGCCCGGCCTGAAGCCTCTGCCAACCGCCATGCTGCATGTCATGGGTCGCCCGCGCACCTCGCCCGGCCTGCGCCAGCACCAGATCAATCAGACTGGCATTATCTTCCCGGCTGCCATTGAACAGCGCCAGCCCGCCATCGCCATGCCGCAGCACCCGCAAGGCCGGTCCCAGACGCTCGATCGCCAGCAGCAGCACATTCGGCACCGGCACCCGTGCGCTTTGCAGCAATCCACGCATTTCCACCAGATCACGCAACGCGGCGTAATGCGCGGATGGAGAACGCTCGACATGGCTGCCATCGGGCAGAATCTGACGGTCCAGCTCCTTCGGCAGCCATTTCAGCACCCGTGCCAGATAGCTCTCCTTGTCCGGCAGCGCGATTGCAGCGGCAAGCAGCCCCTTTAACACGGTCAAGGCGCGTGCATCGGCAGTTTCCGGGGGGATTTCAAACGCCAGCGCCCGCGCATCCGTCACCAGCCGCGCCATCATGCGCTGACGGAAATTGTCATCAGCAGAAGCCGCAAAAAAATCGTAATGCCCCAACCAGGCCATCACTCTGGCCCCTGTTACATCAGGGCGCGTGGCAACGCTGTCGAGCGAGGAAGCGCCAATCCAGTCAGCCACCATGCTCCGCGCCTTCAGACGCGCACCATCGGTACCGAGCGCACGAAGATCCCGGAGCCAGGAGAATCCGTGAATGGCTGCCCGCAGTTCGGCCGTGCCGGAGCTATCCCCCCATGCGCCAGGCTGAAGGCTGCGGATCATGCCGGAATGTTCGTATTCGCCCC of Granulibacter bethesdensis contains these proteins:
- a CDS encoding heparinase II/III family protein, with protein sequence MSPPPPASRWVRGARRAAARLPTLRLSRAPDAPLVTVRDLWPGDATRGARLLRGEYEHSGMIRSLQPGAWGDSSGTAELRAAIHGFSWLRDLRALGTDGARLKARSMVADWIGASSLDSVATRPDVTGARVMAWLGHYDFFAASADDNFRQRMMARLVTDARALAFEIPPETADARALTVLKGLLAAAIALPDKESYLARVLKWLPKELDRQILPDGSHVERSPSAHYAALRDLVEMRGLLQSARVPVPNVLLLAIERLGPALRVLRHGDGGLALFNGSREDNASLIDLVLAQAGRGARATHDMQHGGWQRLQAGRSVVIVDTGLPARRGLDRNAHAGTLAFEFSSGRDRIITNCGALPAGGPEWREATRATAAHSTLVMADTSSSEVTADGLGRRPSRVTAERLESDGAIWLEATHDGWRQSAGLVHRRHLYMAASGDDVRGEDSLEGGEPRPYALRFHLHPAVHAIRETQPVESAAPEARTRSAEPAPAAVDGMVPGEEAITEKPGATLRDSILLRTSHTAWLMQVEGGTITVEESVYLGGQMPRQAEQVVISVPPDGPRCVKWAITRKAKE